The following proteins are co-located in the Amycolatopsis tolypomycina genome:
- a CDS encoding SdpI family protein → MFAIALVPVVLGLLVGFGGFLGFRERLTREGGTGVRTEAALRSEEAFKLANRVAGLPTMAGGAIAVLTGLAGLAMPTTGGLVSAALAGVLAMLVLVMGGGVLGNRAALTVPAPAPAAPAGCSGCACGAGGCGVFKKDEA, encoded by the coding sequence GTGTTCGCTATCGCGCTGGTTCCGGTCGTGCTGGGTCTGCTTGTCGGCTTTGGTGGGTTTCTCGGGTTCCGCGAGCGTTTGACGCGCGAAGGCGGCACCGGGGTGCGCACGGAAGCGGCACTGCGCAGCGAAGAAGCGTTCAAGCTGGCCAACCGCGTCGCGGGCCTGCCGACCATGGCCGGGGGCGCGATCGCCGTGCTCACCGGGCTGGCCGGGCTGGCCATGCCGACCACCGGCGGTCTCGTCTCGGCCGCGCTCGCCGGCGTGCTCGCGATGCTGGTGCTGGTGATGGGCGGTGGCGTGCTCGGCAACCGGGCCGCGCTGACCGTGCCCGCGCCGGCTCCGGCCGCGCCCGCCGGCTGCAGTGGCTGCGCGTGCGGCGCCGGCGGCTGCGGCGTCTTCAAGAAGGACGAAGCCTAA
- a CDS encoding esterase-like activity of phytase family protein, translating into MSPRVLPTVLAAALIGGILAAAPAEATESHQRPIRLLGEKIVPNALQFQGTTVGGLSSIDYDPRTGGYALICDDRSAINPARFYTATFPVTKDGVGPVTLTGTKPLLRPDGTPYPPLALNDPSKPQNEQTIDPEELRVDPWTGDYYWSQEGERTATTLIDPSIREARRDGKYVRDLPIPANEKMTPTAGPRQNLVLEGITFTGYGSLLASEVEGPLLQDGPEPTTTSGALSRITLQSRFGPVLAQYAYPQEPLFAAPVPSTAFATTGVSSMLAVDQADPTKFLMMERSFSTGVGNKVRVYEIDTSGATNVLDVPSLAGAKHVKPVKKRFLFDAADLGLSTVDNLEGMTWGPKLPNGERSLILVSDNNFSATQVTQFVALAVPSERL; encoded by the coding sequence ATGTCACCGCGTGTACTGCCCACCGTCCTGGCTGCGGCCCTGATCGGGGGAATCCTCGCCGCCGCGCCGGCCGAGGCGACCGAGAGTCACCAGCGGCCCATCCGGCTGCTCGGCGAGAAGATCGTCCCGAACGCCCTGCAGTTCCAGGGCACGACGGTCGGCGGCCTGTCCAGCATCGACTACGACCCGCGGACCGGCGGCTACGCCCTGATCTGCGACGACCGGTCGGCGATCAACCCCGCCCGCTTCTACACCGCGACCTTCCCGGTGACGAAGGACGGCGTCGGCCCGGTCACCCTCACCGGCACGAAGCCGCTGCTGCGTCCCGACGGCACGCCGTACCCGCCGCTCGCGCTCAACGACCCGTCGAAGCCGCAGAACGAGCAGACGATCGACCCCGAAGAGCTGCGCGTCGACCCGTGGACCGGCGACTACTACTGGTCGCAGGAGGGCGAGCGCACGGCGACGACCTTGATCGACCCGTCGATCCGCGAGGCCCGCCGTGACGGCAAATACGTCCGTGACCTGCCGATTCCCGCGAACGAGAAGATGACGCCGACGGCCGGCCCGCGGCAGAACCTGGTGCTCGAGGGCATCACGTTCACCGGGTACGGCTCGCTGCTGGCCAGCGAGGTCGAGGGCCCGCTGCTGCAGGACGGCCCCGAGCCGACCACGACCAGCGGCGCGCTGTCGCGGATCACCCTGCAGTCGCGGTTCGGGCCGGTCCTGGCCCAGTACGCGTACCCGCAGGAGCCGCTGTTCGCCGCGCCGGTGCCGTCGACGGCGTTCGCCACCACCGGCGTCTCCTCGATGCTGGCCGTCGACCAGGCCGACCCGACGAAGTTCCTCATGATGGAGCGCTCGTTCAGCACCGGCGTCGGCAACAAGGTGCGCGTCTACGAGATCGACACGAGCGGCGCGACGAACGTCCTGGACGTGCCGTCGCTGGCCGGCGCGAAGCACGTCAAGCCGGTGAAGAAGCGGTTCCTCTTCGACGCGGCCGACCTCGGCTTGTCCACTGTGGACAACCTGGAGGGCATGACGTGGGGGCCGAAGCTGCCGAACGGCGAGCGCAGCTTGATCCTGGTCAGCGACAACAACTTCTCCGCGACGCAGGTCACCCAGTTCGTCGCACTGGCGGTCCCCTCGGAACGGCTTTGA
- a CDS encoding YqgE/AlgH family protein has product MGGVPADAEVEPGTLLVAAPTMVDPNFRRTVVFVIDHREEGTLGVVLNRPSDVAVNDVLPNWGGHVAEPQAVFVGGPVEKKTALCLAALRTGETAASVPGVIAVRGPVALVDLDTDPEVLVPKVRGVRVFAGYAGWDSGQLAGEIERDDWVIVPALPSDILASPDGDLWSQVLRRQGIPLALLATHPGDLQRN; this is encoded by the coding sequence ATGGGTGGCGTGCCAGCGGACGCCGAGGTTGAACCGGGAACGCTCCTGGTCGCCGCCCCCACGATGGTCGACCCCAACTTCCGCCGGACCGTGGTGTTCGTCATCGACCACCGCGAGGAGGGCACGCTGGGCGTGGTCCTGAACCGGCCGAGTGACGTCGCCGTGAACGACGTGCTGCCGAACTGGGGTGGGCACGTCGCCGAGCCGCAGGCGGTGTTCGTCGGCGGGCCGGTCGAGAAGAAGACGGCGTTGTGCCTGGCCGCGCTGCGCACCGGCGAGACGGCGGCGAGCGTGCCGGGCGTGATCGCGGTCCGCGGCCCGGTCGCGCTGGTCGACCTGGACACCGACCCCGAGGTGCTGGTGCCGAAGGTCCGCGGCGTGCGCGTGTTCGCCGGGTACGCGGGCTGGGACTCCGGGCAGCTGGCGGGCGAGATCGAGCGCGACGACTGGGTCATCGTGCCCGCCCTGCCGAGCGACATCCTGGCCTCGCCGGACGGCGACCTGTGGAGCCAGGTGTTACGCCGTCAGGGCATCCCGCTCGCCCTGCTGGCCACCCATCCGGGCGACCTCCAGCGGAATTAG